The Candidatus Latescibacterota bacterium nucleotide sequence CACAGATCCTGCACAGCGTAATAGAGTACGATATGAGCGTCGTCCATGGGGGGTCCGGGCAGGGGGCGATAGAAAGGATGAAAAAGAATCCTGAAAAGTACCATCCCGATATAGTGTCCACTCTTACCGATATGGTTATAAGCAGGGAGGAGATGGAGGTGAAGTCGCTGAGGATCGGGGAGCTTGCCGCCGAGATGATCATCGACGAAGATATCCTCACGCGCAACGGGTTGCTCCTTATGGCCAAAGGACAGGAAATCACATTCTCGGCCCTGGAACGACTCCGCAAATTTGCTGTGATGAACCAGGTGAAAGAACCGATCCTGACTCTCGTGCCATACCTCGCCGAATCGGAAGAAGAGGAAGTCCCCGGGGAGACTGTCGAAACCTGATGCCCGGGTCCCGGGCAAGAATAATTAAAAAAAAGATTAAGGTATTATGCTCAGTTTCCGAAAAGAATCACAGTGAGTGGATTTTAATGCAGTCGGGTGAATACCAGTCATTTATTGCTAAATGAAAGCCTGTGGCTATGTCACCAAAGGCGGATGAATTTGAGTAAAGACACTGTTTCGGTAGATGATCGTTCAGCTTCCGTTGTGACTGATTCAGACAGGGACTTGGTGTTTCTGCAGGAGATAGTCGAAGAGATATCGGGTTCTATTGTAATGACGGATATCGATTATCCGGACACACTTGAAGACCTCTCCGGAATATTCAACAAGATCGATGAGCTCGACCTGGCTGATAGCGCCGATTCGATCGTCGAGCCGATAAAATTGTGTCATTCCATCCTTCAGGATGTCATCGATAGAAAAACGCGGGACGGAAATAAAGATCTAAAAGATATATCCGAATCTATAGCTAATCTTCAGAGAAAACTGGATCTGTTGATCAGGCCTTTCAATGGCGATCCCGAGATCGACACAATCGATAAGGATGCTGTCACGTCGCGTGAAAGCGATGGGCCCGAAGACGGAGAGGATATCTCTGTCCTCGAAGATGATTCTGGTCAGGGCAGTGATCCCCTGGTTCTCCCGGATTGGGTGGACGATTCGATGATGGCGGAGTTCGTGGACACACAGCGAACCCAGCTCGATGATATCGAAGAGATGCTGCTTGATATGGATGGAGAAGATGAAGATTCGAAAAAGAGGTTGCTGGGTCCCCTTCACACCATGAAAGGCGAAGCTGGGGTCGTCGGCCTGGATGGGCTGAGCCGGTTGTATCATCTTCTCGAGGATGTAGTGGAGGCTGAGACGGATCACGAGAGATTGCTGGATATCCTGTTGAAGTCAAAAGACTGGATCAGCCGGGCTTTTGAGAGCTATTTAAGCGGCAGGAAGCCTGAACAGTCTTTTGAGGAATTAATATCAGAGATCGAATCCAGCGTCGAATGTCCGGCAGACAGGCCGGAAGTGATGGAAAACGAGGATCCCGATGAATCGGTAACTGACTCAGAGACGCCTGATGAGATCGTTGATCTTTTCGAAGTCGAAGAGGATCTCGCGGAAGAAGTCACCCTTCAGGATATCGATTCAGACACGTCAGCCCCCGATGTAGAGCTATCGGACGATGTTGTAGCCGAACCCGTGGACCGGGACGAGGAAACGGTCGAGTTGATAGTTGATTTCCTGGAAGAGAGTGAAGAAGGGGTCGCGTCCTGCGAAGAATTACTGATGAAGGTCGAATCCGGTGATGCGGATTCCGAGACGATCAATGCTCTGTTCAGGGTCTTCCATACGATCAAGGGTGTATCAGGGTTCCTCGATCTCAAGTTCATGCAGGCTCTTGCTCACCAGACGGAGACGATGTTCAGCATGGTCAGGGATGAAATAATCGTATTCGATGGAGAGTATGTGGATATAGCGTTCGACGCGACTGCCATGATGCGCAATATGTTGACCGGCCTGGGTGAAGCCGTCAGGAAGAGTATGAGCACTGTTTCTCCCGAAGGTTTCGGAATACTCATAGCGAGACTGAAAAAAGCTACCGAGACTAAAAAGGATGAAAACAGTGAGGAATCAATAGTCCGGGAAGAAAGCGGGATCGTGGAAAATCAGGCAGAAGAAGCAGGAAATGATTCAGCCATACTGGCTGTCGAGACTCCAGAAGATATCGAGATCTCCACGGACCAGGACGACATAGTGGATTCCAGGCCTGAAAAGGATGAACCCGAACTACAAACTGAAGAGGTTGTGACCCCGGTTAAGGATCAGAAGGTAACACCTCCCGCAAACTCTTCCAGAAAGCCGGTTCATGTCAAGAGTTCGCTTCGCGTGGACGCTGAAAAACTCGACAAACTTGTAGATATGGTCGGAGAGCTTGTAATCGCCGAATCGATGG carries:
- a CDS encoding chemotaxis protein CheA, which encodes MSKDTVSVDDRSASVVTDSDRDLVFLQEIVEEISGSIVMTDIDYPDTLEDLSGIFNKIDELDLADSADSIVEPIKLCHSILQDVIDRKTRDGNKDLKDISESIANLQRKLDLLIRPFNGDPEIDTIDKDAVTSRESDGPEDGEDISVLEDDSGQGSDPLVLPDWVDDSMMAEFVDTQRTQLDDIEEMLLDMDGEDEDSKKRLLGPLHTMKGEAGVVGLDGLSRLYHLLEDVVEAETDHERLLDILLKSKDWISRAFESYLSGRKPEQSFEELISEIESSVECPADRPEVMENEDPDESVTDSETPDEIVDLFEVEEDLAEEVTLQDIDSDTSAPDVELSDDVVAEPVDRDEETVELIVDFLEESEEGVASCEELLMKVESGDADSETINALFRVFHTIKGVSGFLDLKFMQALAHQTETMFSMVRDEIIVFDGEYVDIAFDATAMMRNMLTGLGEAVRKSMSTVSPEGFGILIARLKKATETKKDENSEESIVREESGIVENQAEEAGNDSAILAVETPEDIEISTDQDDIVDSRPEKDEPELQTEEVVTPVKDQKVTPPANSSRKPVHVKSSLRVDAEKLDKLVDMVGELVIAESMVVQSDEIMNLKSPSLMSKINRLDKISRDLQEIGTSLRMVPLKGVFQKMTRLVRDLARKSSKDVEMIVTGAETELDKSVVDRIGDPLVHMIRNAVDHGIESSTERKKVGKSEAGTVKLSAYHKSGNIYIEVEDDGKGLDRDAILAKAIERNLVSETDQPSDSEIFNIIFEPGFSTAKTVSDVSGRGVGMDVVKKNIMALRGKCDIQSESGKGTLFTIRLPLTLAIIDGLVIKVGNQRYIVPTMSVVSSFKPVPEDISVAMGHAEMVIRHDGLLPLFRLHRFFNVQGAMEEPSDALVMVVDDGEKKIGMLVDELLGQQQIVIKTMSGEMKGVPGISGSAVMPDGKVALIIDIGGLIKLAKQEGRKESG